The Salvia miltiorrhiza cultivar Shanhuang (shh) chromosome 1, IMPLAD_Smil_shh, whole genome shotgun sequence genome has a window encoding:
- the LOC131005339 gene encoding allene oxide synthase 3-like — MSTAQLPAREIPGEHGLPFFGPIKDRFSYFYSQGELKYFTTRMDKYQSTVFRCNMPPGPFMARDPRVVCLLDAVSFQTLFDTTKVDKRDVLDGTFMPSTAFTGGYRTCAYLDPSEPNHAILKGFFLSILAKKHDQFIPLFRQAMSGLFTGLEGDLAAKGSSSFNDLNDVMAFEFVFRLLCGVGPSETGLGPDGPKSMDLWLFGQLSPLMTLGIKYVPGFLEDFFLHNFPIPFFLVRSYYSKIYAAFEKNAGKLLEEAEELGLQRDEACHNLVFLAGFNAYGGMKAVFPALIKWVAAAGADLHRRLAAEIRAAVKEKGVTPAALNELTLTKSVVYEAMRMEPSVPYQYGRAKKDFEIRNHENCFSIKKGEMLFGYQAMATRDPRIFERADEFVAERFVGEGEKLLKYVYWSNGRETDEATVENKQCPGKDLVVMLCRLMLVDFFLRYDTFEVESGKLLLGSSVTFKSLTKYANY, encoded by the coding sequence ATGTCCACAGCCCAGCTTCCGGCCCGAGAAATCCCCGGCGAGCACGGGCTCCCGTTTTTCGGGCCCATAAAAGACCGTTTCAGCTACTTCTACAGCCAAGGCGAGCTCAAATACTTCACAACCCGCATGGACAAATACCAATCCACGGTGTTCCGATGCAACATGCCGCCGGGCCCCTTCATGGCCCGAGACCCGCGCGTCGTCTGCCTCCTCGACGCCGTCAGCTTCCAGACCCTCTTCGACACCACCAAAGTCGACAAGAGAGACGTCCTCGACGGCACCTTCATGCCGTCCACCGCCTTCACCGGCGGCTACCGGACCTGCGCCTACCTCGACCCCTCCGAGCCCAACCACGCAATTCTGAAAGGCTTCTTCCTCTCAATACTCGCCAAGAAGCACGACCAATTCATCCCGTTGTTCCGGCAGGCCATGTCCGGCCTTTTTACGGGCCTCGAAGGTGACCTCGCCGCCAAAGGCAGCTCCTCCTTCAACGATTTAAACGACGTCATGGCGTTCGAGTTCGTCTTCCGCTTGCTCTGCGGCGTGGGCCCGTCGGAGACCGGGCTCGGCCCGGACGGCCCGAAATCGATGGACCTGTGGCTCTTCGGGCAGCTCTCCCCGCTGATGACTCTGGGGATCAAATACGTCCCGGGCTTTCTAGAAGATTTCTTCCTCCACAATTTCCCCATCCCTTTCTTCCTCGTCAGATCTTACTACAGCAAGATTTACGCAGCTTTCGAGAAGAACGCGGGGAAGCTTCTAGAAGAAGCGGAGGAACTCGGGTTACAACGCGACGAAGCGTGTCACAACCTCGTGTTCCTCGCCGGCTTCAACGCTTACGGCGGGATGAAAGCCGTGTTCCCGGCGCTCATCAAGTGGGTCGCCGCCGCGGGCGCCGACCTCCACCGCCGGCTCGCGGCGGAGATCAGGGCGGCGGTGAAGGAAAAGGGGGTGACTCCGGCGGCGTTGAACGAGCTGACGCTGACAAAATCGGTGGTGTACGAGGCTATGCGCATGGAGCCGTCGGTTCCGTACCAATACGGGAGAGCTAAGAAGGATTTCGAAATTCGGAACCATGAGAACTGCTTCTCGATTAAGAAAGGGGAGATGCTGTTCGGGTATCAGGCGATGGCGACGAGGGATCCGAGAATCTTCGAACGTGCGGATGAATTCGTGGCGGAGAGATTCGTGGGGGAGGGCGAGAAGCTGTTGAAGTACGTGTATTGGTCGAATGGGAGGGAGACGGATGAGGCGACGGTGGAGAACAAGCAGTGCCCCGGGAAGGATCTGGTGGTGATGCTGTGCAGGTTGATGCTGGTCGACTTTTTTTTAAGGTATGATACGTTTGAGGTGGAATCTGGGAAGCTTCTCTTGGGCTCGTCTGTCACGTTCAAGTCCCTAACCAAATATGCtaattattaa
- the LOC131005391 gene encoding LOW QUALITY PROTEIN: uncharacterized protein LOC131005391 (The sequence of the model RefSeq protein was modified relative to this genomic sequence to represent the inferred CDS: inserted 1 base in 1 codon; substituted 1 base at 1 genomic stop codon) — protein MVSKTPKGGSSKVKNPQPKFDKKTQSKSDLKDKNPEEVLVASPESIAKQDTELRRRLLAEDEKNPALDVGPNGHPLFTSAPSLSSLTGDDVNHYFRFSLKGLNEVLPEGLPLGMVKEFEESCRSALLVRQCFINLRDNFRQAIDPSLAAKSRGLKVRKQIVLDGLLSCGKSTVLAMLVNWARTEGWLVLYVPRGRDWTLGGLFYKNPDTNLWDTPVQAVNILQDFLKFNKSLLEGITCKILDPIPLGEGAGVGLPRGRDXVQITEGTTLCQLVEAGIKDSHAVVGVVVRLRKELSKVTSVPVLIAIDQYNNWFTFTDFEEPVTDRSCRPIHAREVATVNAFRSMMHDDMMVGAFSHSTAVGKLRQDLPDVPTDARIFLPRYNLDEAATVCYYYLRXRLAKHDAFSEENWKKIFYLSHGNGTEMRYLVPFMR, from the exons ATGGTCTCGAAAACGCCTAAAGGTGGTTCCAGCAAAGTAAAGAACCCCCAGCCAAAATTCGATAAGAAAACACAGTCGAAATCCGATCTCAAGGATAAGAAT CCCGAAGAAGTGCTGGTGGCAAGCCCCGAATCTATTGCTAAACAAGACACGGagctccgccgccgcctgctaGCGGAGGATGAGAAGAACCCCGCCCTCGACGTGGGCCCCAATGGCCACCCCCTCTTCACTTCGGCTCCGTCTCTCTCTTCGCTCACCGGGGATGATGTCAACCATTACTTTAGATTCAG CCTGAAGGGGTTGAACGAGGTTTTGCCGGAGGGGCTTCCATTGGGAATGGTGAAGGAATTTGAGGAATCATGCAGGAGTGCCTTGTTGGTGCGGCAGTGTTTTATCAATCTTCGTGATAATTTTAGGCAGGCTATTGATCCTTCATTGGCAGCTAAATCTAGAG GTCTTAAAGTAAGAAAGCAAATTGTACTAGATGGCCTTTTGAGTTGTGGGAAGAGTACTGTACTTGCAATGCTTGTTAACTGGGCCCGCACGGAAGGTTGGCTTGTGCTTTATGTCCCTCGAGGTCGAGACTGGACACTCGGTGGATTATTCTATAAAAATCCTGATACTAATCTGTGGGATACCCCTGTGCAGGCTGTAAACATTCTACAA GATTTCTTGAAGTTCAATAAGTCTTTATTGGAAGGTATAACATGCAAAATACTTGATCCCATTCCATTGGGAGAGGGTGCTGGTGTTGGCTTGCCAAGAGGTAGGG AAGTGCAAATTACTGAAGGGACAACTCTTTGTCAGCTAGTTGAGGCTGGAATTAAAGACTCACATGCTGTTGTTGGTGTGGTAGTTAGATTGAGGAAGGAATTATCTAAAGTGACTAGTGTCCCTGTTCTTATTGCAATTGATCAA TATAACAATTGGTTCACATTTACTGACTTTGAGGAGCCAGTGACTGATCGATCTTGTCGACCCATTCATGCTAGGGAAGTTGCTACT GTCAATGCATTTAGGTCAATGATGCATGATGATATGATGGTGGGTGCCTTTTCTCATTCAACTGCTGTTGGGAAATTGCGTCAAGATTTGCCAGATGTTCCTACTGATGCTCGAATCTTTCTCCCTCGGTACAATTTGGATGAGGCCGCTACCGTCTGCTACTACTATCTCAG GTAAAGACTAGCGAAACATGATGCATTTTCGGAGGAAAACTGGAAAAAGATCTTCTACTTGTCTCATGGAAATGGAACAGAGATGAGATATTTAGTTCCTTTCATGCGGTGA
- the LOC131005347 gene encoding uncharacterized protein LOC131005347: MEFVRYIYVRYNGVVDGIHYVGGATEVLPLLNETVASLIYSINNVLTMHSLSPNYQLYYLATNRFGRETKCVISDDDDVQGLLETAEYPMVYVEHNNDPVEEAYIPTFDFGQASGYGDDEAQSSQYETSYHARESAPPTQYFSWDGQLLDESAWNLNEMCGRFNQVRTDDDSDEEAVQPEDEAEEPDDDSDEEDEEYDPTNESGTDSAASEDLLDDDLIEFTATERAGWIRQSRTRHGNPTDSTGELSNWIVPLIPVDATTSLVARESELSRVADLGKNSFYNSKEELVLAVGFWNMKQGAEAKVVRSDQGRLYYKCKHSDKCKFDVRASCHGGGMWGVHKFKEHSCEGELGILKRIKAHSNVVAAYVEKRIRDDGEVIKPKSIMSELLREFGVRIKYDVALRARNLSLEKIYGRIDDSFLLLPKYLYALTQANPGTVMDFEVDENNRFKHLFLALAASITPFFFSLRPVIVVDGTHLKGKNNGILFVAVTKDANEQVFPLAFGVGPIENDESWKWFLSNVRQTFGQPDNLLVVSDAHVSIANAVKSELPNATHGLCYYHLQNKIKGYGQAVVELFRQAAYAYTDSEFSRAMSAMAQLKPAAYGKLMRVGPEKWARSQSPVTRYSFLTSNAAEALNARLLWARRLPICSMLEAIRMVLEQWFNDRLASAEESDDLLTPEAKQKISAEISKSRRYTAKRTSERKYRVRAGDRRFMVDLQAKSCECNEFDLDGMPCSHAIAAITYAKSILL; the protein is encoded by the coding sequence atggaattcgtgagatacatatatgtgagatacaacggagtcGTCGATGGTATACACTATGTTGGCGGGGCTACGGAGGTCCTTCCCCTCTTAAATGAAACAGTTGCGAGCCTGATATACAGCATCAACAATGTGCTGACAATGCATTCGTTGAGCCCGAActatcaattgtattatttggcgaccaatcgatttggaagggagacgaaatgcgtaataagtgacgacgatgatgtgcaaggcttgttggaaactgccgaatatcccatggtgtacgttgagcacaacaacgacccggtcgaagaagcgtacatccctacttttgattttggccaggcttcgggatacggagatgatgaagcacaatctagtcagtatgagacgtcgtatcatgctcgcgagagcgcgcctccaacacagtacttttcatgggatgggcaactgttggacgaatccgcatggaatctgaatgaaatgtgcgggagattcaaccaggtgcggacggatgacgattctgatgaagaagccgtacaacctgaagacgaagccgaagaacctgatgacgattctgatgaagaagacgaagaatacgatccaacgaacgagtcgggcacagattctgccgcctctgaggatttattagacgatgatctgatagagttcacggcgaccgagcgagcaggttggatccgacaaagtagaaCCCGTCACGGAAATCCGACGGACTCGACCGGTGAACTATCTAATTGGATAGTTCcgttgattccagtggacgccacgacttcgctcgttgctcgcgagagtgagctgtccagagttgctgatttggggaagaactctttttacaaCAGTAAAGAAGAATTGGTCCTTGCTGTTGGCTTCTGGAATATGAAGCAAGGGGCTGAGGCAAAAGTTGTACGCTCAGATCAGGGACGCCTCTATTACAAGTGCAAGCACTCTGATAAGTGCAAGTTCGATGTGCGTGCATCTTGTCACGGCGGAGGGATGTGGGGAGTGCATAAGTTTAAAGAGCACTCTTGCGAAGGGGAGTTGGGCATTTTGAAACGAATAAAGGCACATTCGAATGTGGTTGCAGCTTATGTGGAAAAAAGAATACGCGATGACggagaggtcattaagccgaaatctattatgtcggagttgttacgtgaatttggcgtcagaatcaaatatgatgtcgcgctgcgtgcaagaaatctcaGCTTAGAGAAGATATACGGTCGAATTGATGATTCGTTCCTTCTTCTGCCCAAATATTTGTATGCCCTAACTCAAGCGAATCCAGGCACCGTGATGGATTTCGAAGTAGACGAAAACAACCGGTTCAAACATCTGTTTCTTGCTCTTGCGGCTTCCATCACACCTTTCTTCTTTTCGCTTCGGCCAGTGATTGTGGTCgacggcacacacttgaaggggaagaacaatggcattttgttcgtcgccgtgacaaaagacgcaaacgagcaagtttttccgttggcatttggtgtcgggccgatcgagaatgatgagtcatGGAAGTGGTTCCTCTCAAATGTGAGACAAACTTTTGGTCAGCCCGACAACTTACTAGTTGTCTctgatgcgcatgtctccattgctaatgctgtgaagagcgagttaccaaatgctactcacggtCTTTGCTACTACCACTTGCAGAACAAAATTAAGGGCTACGGGCAAGCTGTTGTTGAGCTTTTCCGCCAGGCTGCATACGCCTACACGGACTCAGAATTTTCACGTGCAATGTCGGCTATGGCTCAATTGAAGCCGGCGGCGTACGGGAAGTTGATGCGCGTAGGCCCTgagaagtgggcacgatcacaaAGTCCGGTGACCCGTTATAGTTTTCTTACATCTAATGCTGCCGAGGCTTTGAATGCCCGTTTGTTGTGGGCCAGACGCCTTCCTATATGCTCCATGCTGGAGGCAATCAGGATGGTTCTGGAGCAGTGGTTCAATGACAGACTTGCGTCTGCGGAAGAGAGCGATGACCTTCTTACTCCAGAGGCAAAACAGAAGATAAGTGCGGAGATCTCAAAGAGTCGTCGCTACACTGCGAAGAGGACCTCCGAGAGAAAATACAGGGTTCGTGCTGGTGATCGTCGCTTCATGGTTGACCTTCAAGCGAAGAGCTGTGAATGCAATGAATTCGACCTTGACGGCATgccgtgttctcatgcgatcgcagccattacgtatgctaaatctattttattataa
- the LOC131005429 gene encoding cold-regulated 413 plasma membrane protein 2-like, with protein sequence MDRKTSYLKMKTDSDLGAASELLGSDLKDVGTAMKNFANHAIKLGSLGFGTSFLKWVACFAAIYLLILDRTNWKTNILTSLLVPYIYLSLPSWLFSILSGEIGKWIAFIAVVLRLFFPKHFPDWLEMPGSLILLLVVAPSFLSGTVRGGIIGLAICLVIGCYLLQEHIRASGGFRNSFTKSNGISNSIGILLLFVYPVWAIVLYIL encoded by the exons ATGGACAGGAAGACGAgttatttgaaaatgaagacTGATTCTGATTTGGGAGCAGCGAGTGAGCTGCTCGGTTCCGATCTCAAGGATGTTGGGACCGCAATGAAGAACTTTGCTAATCATGCGATCAAGCTAGGCAGCCTTGGATTTGGGACTTCATTTCTCAAATGGGTTGCTTGCTTCGCTGCAAT TTATTTACTGATCTTGGATCGTACAAACTGGAAAACCAACATTCTCACATCCCTCTTAGTCCCATACATTTACCTCAGTCTTCCTTCATGGTTGTTCAGTATACTAAG CGGAGAGATTGGGAAGTGGATTGCTTTCATCGCTGTTGTGTTACGCCTCTTCTTTCCCAAGCATTTTCCAG ACTGGTTGGAAATGCCTGGATCTCTGATCCTGCTCCTAGTGGTGGCTCCGAGCTTCCTTTCAGGTACCGTAAGGGGTGGCATCATCGGACTAGCCATTTGCCTGGTGATCGGATGTTACTTGCTGCAGGAACACATTCGAGCATCCGGAGGGTTCAGGAACTCCTTTACCAAGAGCAATGGCATCTCCAACTCTATTGGGATACTCCTCCTCTTCGTGTACCCGGTTTGGGCGATCGTGCTTTACATTCTTTAG